From a single Streptomyces sp. 1331.2 genomic region:
- a CDS encoding cytochrome P450 family protein, translating into MTERPAPVPLPDGSDPDPYPRYAALRAAGGVHLVQEPTGLCRWTVTGYEHGRQMLADPRLTKDPRAAWDELLAAGYVTGDAETDQYMFHLLNSDPPDHTRLRGMIQRSFSPGRAAALRPRIERTAAALLDGLDPGEPVDLIADYALPLAVRTMGEILGVPVDDFDEYRVWASAGLTRPGAAGAVMSRAEAYTHMRRFFAELIGRRVAELRDAVGAAPAGEPDVLTSLLLAREAGDPLTEQETIALLIFLLNTGQEPTVSMLANGVLALLNHPDQLELLTADLGLLPTAIDEFLRYDGSVALSTLRIAREPIELGDTVIPQGGIVSVIMNSADRDERRFTDPDRLDITRHPNPHLAYGHGIHRCLGVPLARMTGEIAFGELLRRFPRPRLACAPEELQWRPTRVMRGLAALPVLLRAD; encoded by the coding sequence GTGACCGAACGCCCCGCACCCGTACCGCTCCCGGACGGCTCCGACCCGGACCCGTACCCCCGCTACGCCGCCCTGCGGGCCGCCGGCGGGGTCCACCTCGTCCAGGAGCCGACCGGGCTCTGCCGCTGGACCGTCACCGGCTACGAGCACGGCCGGCAGATGCTGGCCGACCCGCGCCTGACCAAGGACCCGCGCGCCGCCTGGGACGAGCTGCTCGCCGCCGGGTACGTCACCGGCGACGCCGAGACCGACCAGTACATGTTCCACCTGCTCAACTCCGACCCGCCGGACCACACCCGGCTGCGCGGCATGATCCAGCGCAGCTTCAGCCCCGGCCGGGCCGCCGCGCTGCGCCCGCGCATCGAGCGGACCGCCGCCGCGCTGCTCGACGGACTCGACCCGGGCGAGCCGGTCGACCTGATCGCCGACTACGCGCTGCCGCTCGCGGTCCGCACCATGGGCGAGATCCTCGGCGTGCCGGTCGACGACTTCGACGAGTACCGGGTCTGGGCGTCGGCCGGCCTCACCCGGCCCGGTGCCGCGGGGGCGGTGATGAGCAGGGCCGAGGCGTACACCCACATGCGGCGGTTCTTCGCCGAGCTGATCGGCCGCCGGGTGGCCGAGCTGCGCGACGCCGTCGGCGCCGCTCCGGCCGGCGAGCCGGACGTGCTCACCTCGCTGCTGCTGGCCCGCGAGGCCGGCGACCCGCTGACCGAGCAGGAGACGATCGCGCTGCTGATCTTCCTCCTGAACACCGGTCAGGAGCCGACCGTCAGCATGCTCGCCAACGGCGTGCTCGCCCTGCTGAACCACCCGGACCAGCTGGAGCTGCTGACCGCGGACCTCGGTCTGCTGCCGACCGCGATCGACGAGTTCCTGCGCTACGACGGCTCGGTGGCGCTGTCGACCCTGCGGATCGCCCGCGAGCCGATCGAGCTGGGGGACACCGTCATCCCGCAGGGCGGGATCGTCTCCGTCATCATGAACTCGGCCGACCGGGACGAGCGCCGCTTCACCGACCCCGACCGGCTGGACATCACCCGCCACCCGAACCCGCACCTCGCCTACGGGCACGGCATCCACCGCTGCCTCGGCGTCCCGCTGGCCCGGATGACCGGGGAGATCGCCTTCGGCGAGCTGCTGCGCCGCTTCCCGCGGCCGCGCCTGGCCTGCGCCCCGGAGGAGCTGCAGTGGCGGCCCACCCGGGTGATGCGCGGACTGGCCGCCCTGCCGGTCCTGCTCCGGGCCGACTGA
- a CDS encoding DUF3224 domain-containing protein translates to MTTHAKGTLDVTDWVESLIAETDGQAKQATAHSQAAFSGDLEGNGRSDWLLTYPADGPAHFVGTQRFEGKVAGRAGSFVLHVRGTFDGAGAHVTWDVVPGSASGELAGLTGSGGYENADYTLDFSLA, encoded by the coding sequence ATGACCACCCACGCAAAGGGCACGCTCGACGTCACCGACTGGGTCGAGTCGCTGATCGCGGAGACCGACGGCCAGGCCAAGCAGGCCACCGCCCACTCGCAGGCCGCGTTCAGCGGCGACCTGGAGGGCAACGGCCGCTCCGACTGGCTGCTCACCTACCCGGCCGACGGCCCCGCGCACTTCGTCGGCACGCAGCGCTTCGAGGGCAAGGTGGCCGGCCGGGCCGGCTCCTTCGTGCTGCACGTCCGTGGCACCTTCGACGGCGCCGGCGCCCACGTCACCTGGGACGTCGTCCCGGGCTCGGCCTCCGGCGAGCTGGCCGGCCTGACCGGCTCGGGCGGCTACGAGAACGCGGACTACACCCTGGACTTCTCCCTCGCCTGA
- a CDS encoding TylF/MycF family methyltransferase, whose product MSDDRDRYLDLMKRILTNVIYQDPPTEVFWLDGKGYNAERRENGVDWPTVAHTMVGRKRLDNLQDCVERVIADGVPGDLIETGVWRGGVTIFMRALLAAYDEKDRTVWVADSFEGIPDSTTGDERDRKIALDRFNDVLAVSQAEVEENFRRYGLLDDQVRFLPGWFETTLPAAPIDRLAVLRLDGDLYGSTMDALVNLYPKLSVGGYVIVDDYVISACREAIHDYREAHGITDEMIPIDDSSVYWRRTS is encoded by the coding sequence ATGAGCGATGACCGCGACCGCTACCTGGATCTGATGAAGCGGATCCTGACCAATGTGATCTACCAGGACCCGCCGACCGAGGTGTTCTGGCTCGACGGCAAGGGCTACAACGCCGAGCGCCGCGAGAACGGCGTGGACTGGCCGACGGTCGCCCACACCATGGTCGGCCGCAAGCGGCTGGACAACCTGCAGGACTGCGTGGAACGGGTGATCGCCGACGGCGTCCCGGGCGACCTGATCGAGACCGGGGTGTGGCGCGGCGGCGTCACCATCTTCATGCGCGCCCTGCTGGCCGCGTACGACGAGAAGGACCGGACGGTCTGGGTCGCCGACTCCTTCGAGGGCATCCCCGACTCCACCACCGGGGACGAGCGGGACCGGAAGATCGCCCTGGACCGCTTCAACGACGTGCTGGCCGTCTCCCAGGCGGAGGTCGAGGAGAACTTCCGCCGCTACGGCCTGCTCGACGACCAGGTCCGCTTCCTGCCGGGCTGGTTCGAGACCACCCTGCCGGCGGCGCCGATCGACCGGCTGGCCGTGCTGCGGCTGGACGGCGACCTCTACGGGTCGACGATGGACGCCCTGGTCAACCTCTATCCCAAGCTGTCCGTCGGCGGCTACGTGATCGTCGACGACTACGTCATCTCGGCGTGCCGCGAGGCGATCCACGACTACCGTGAGGCGCACGGCATCACCGACGAGATGATCCCGATCGACGACAGCAGCGTCTACTGGCGACGGACGTCCTGA
- the rfbD gene encoding dTDP-4-dehydrorhamnose reductase — protein MRILLLGAEGLLGTTVRTTAEADPRVTELVALGRKDVDITSQEQVSRIVREVRPDACVNTAALMPADLCDRTPEQAYAVNVLGARWVSQACSAVGAVPVYISTDFVFDGQGDRAYRPDDLPRPVQTYGITKLAGEHETRLGSERHLITRTACLFGPPPTSGTARASFVDRVAEVARAGGDLKVVDNVVMSPTYTVDLATTILDLLHHRADSGVYHVTNEGSTSWYRLCVAALERLGIDAPVTPVEEQFFTSAPRPHHTPLTGGLPAFVRRIRRPWQDALDEYLGARDER, from the coding sequence ATGCGAATTCTGCTGCTCGGAGCCGAGGGACTGCTCGGCACCACGGTGCGGACCACCGCCGAGGCGGATCCCCGAGTGACCGAACTGGTGGCGCTCGGCCGCAAGGACGTCGACATCACCAGCCAGGAGCAGGTGAGCCGGATCGTCCGGGAGGTGCGGCCGGACGCCTGCGTCAACACGGCCGCGCTGATGCCCGCCGACCTGTGCGACCGGACGCCCGAGCAGGCGTACGCCGTCAACGTGCTCGGCGCGCGGTGGGTCAGCCAGGCGTGCTCGGCGGTCGGCGCGGTACCGGTGTACATCAGCACCGACTTCGTCTTCGACGGGCAGGGCGACCGCGCCTACCGTCCGGACGATCTGCCGCGGCCGGTGCAGACCTACGGCATCACCAAGCTGGCCGGCGAACACGAGACCCGGCTCGGCAGCGAGCGCCATCTGATAACCCGCACCGCCTGCCTGTTCGGCCCTCCGCCGACCAGCGGGACGGCCCGGGCCTCGTTCGTCGACCGGGTGGCCGAGGTCGCCCGGGCCGGCGGCGACCTCAAGGTCGTCGACAACGTCGTGATGTCCCCGACCTACACGGTGGACCTCGCGACCACGATCCTCGACCTGCTGCACCACCGGGCCGACAGCGGCGTCTACCACGTGACCAACGAAGGCAGCACCTCGTGGTACCGGCTCTGCGTGGCCGCCCTGGAGCGGCTGGGCATCGACGCCCCGGTCACCCCGGTGGAGGAGCAGTTCTTCACCTCGGCACCGCGCCCGCACCACACCCCGCTGACCGGTGGACTGCCCGCGTTCGTCCGGCGGATCCGGCGCCCGTGGCAGGACGCACTCGACGAGTACTTGGGAGCACGCGATGAGCGATGA
- a CDS encoding DUF6039 family protein, translating to MTAQSVPQAQNQTSLPPEEQLHTVNARVVVERVAQVRAGHRAEALAFARASVERLSTEHAGVLGAQVFEETFGTKDRIHFLIHLDSLACYEDLLRMWDEAKPEHGAEEWNRLFVEGSVQETVLMPQFWGMYGTKVDGELEKQSTVYRNAGPVSLPPAREQSSLPLDRILHSGNAGIVMHRTGQMASEYRSEARQFGRVVAESINKNLPGECTVFVYEEAFGQADQLHWLIHLKDINTYMRLLELHVRDEEVRDIYFRDWIPAEKGGGTWAGLFLDGTMSDVALTPLH from the coding sequence ATGACCGCTCAGAGCGTGCCGCAGGCCCAGAACCAGACCTCGCTGCCCCCCGAGGAGCAGCTGCACACCGTCAACGCCCGGGTGGTCGTGGAACGCGTCGCCCAGGTGCGGGCCGGCCACCGCGCCGAGGCGCTGGCGTTCGCGCGCGCCTCCGTCGAGCGGCTGAGCACCGAGCACGCCGGGGTGCTGGGCGCCCAGGTCTTCGAGGAGACCTTCGGCACCAAGGACCGCATCCACTTCCTGATCCACCTGGACTCGCTGGCCTGCTACGAGGACCTGCTCCGGATGTGGGACGAGGCCAAGCCGGAGCACGGCGCCGAGGAGTGGAACCGTCTCTTCGTCGAGGGCAGCGTCCAGGAGACCGTCCTGATGCCGCAGTTCTGGGGCATGTACGGCACCAAGGTCGACGGCGAGCTGGAGAAGCAGAGCACCGTCTACCGCAACGCCGGCCCGGTCTCCCTGCCGCCGGCCCGTGAGCAGAGCAGCCTCCCGCTGGACCGGATCCTGCACTCGGGCAACGCCGGGATCGTGATGCACCGGACCGGCCAGATGGCCTCCGAGTACCGCTCCGAGGCCCGCCAGTTCGGCCGCGTGGTCGCCGAGTCGATCAACAAGAACCTGCCCGGCGAGTGCACGGTCTTCGTCTACGAGGAGGCCTTCGGCCAGGCCGACCAGCTGCACTGGCTGATCCACCTCAAGGACATCAACACCTACATGCGCCTGCTCGAACTGCACGTCAGGGACGAGGAGGTGCGCGACATCTACTTCCGCGACTGGATCCCGGCCGAGAAGGGCGGCGGCACCTGGGCCGGCCTGTTCCTCGACGGCACCATGTCCGACGTCGCGCTCACCCCGCTGCACTGA
- a CDS encoding DUF6039 family protein, translated as MAPMTDERRAQIVPPAAHQCEIPAEQLLHTGNAGVVVQKVGQLKSEFRNEGRMFAREVAKHVNARQAGNATAFVYEESFGYEDRIHFLIHLRSLDTYYDLVEMGDQDRAYRESIAKERVQEDTGGGAWDRLFVDGSVRSNVLLPWAGQSEQPLNSANSGIVLLRSTRIGHGFRAEGRELAEEITTSVNKEFAGQASVTLFDEAFGDGDQVHWLVGLQDLTVYGRLRQALAAEGRPGTFVDGSARETALTPHHWGLYATRQGQ; from the coding sequence ATGGCACCGATGACCGACGAGCGGCGGGCCCAGATCGTCCCGCCCGCGGCGCACCAGTGCGAGATCCCCGCCGAGCAGCTGCTGCACACCGGCAACGCCGGCGTGGTGGTCCAGAAGGTGGGCCAGCTGAAGTCCGAATTCCGCAACGAGGGCCGGATGTTCGCCCGCGAGGTGGCCAAGCACGTCAACGCCCGGCAGGCCGGGAACGCCACCGCCTTCGTCTACGAGGAGTCCTTCGGCTACGAGGACCGGATCCACTTCCTGATCCACCTCCGCTCCCTGGACACCTACTACGACCTGGTCGAGATGGGCGACCAGGACCGCGCGTACCGCGAGTCCATCGCCAAGGAGCGCGTCCAGGAGGACACTGGCGGCGGCGCCTGGGACCGGCTGTTCGTCGACGGCAGCGTCCGGTCCAACGTGCTGCTGCCCTGGGCCGGTCAGTCGGAGCAGCCGCTCAACTCGGCCAACTCCGGCATCGTGCTGCTCCGTTCGACGCGGATCGGGCACGGCTTCCGGGCCGAGGGCCGGGAGCTGGCCGAGGAGATCACCACCTCGGTGAACAAGGAGTTCGCCGGGCAGGCTTCGGTGACGCTGTTCGACGAGGCGTTCGGCGACGGCGACCAGGTCCACTGGCTGGTCGGCCTCCAGGACCTCACCGTGTACGGGCGCCTGCGGCAGGCGCTGGCCGCCGAGGGCCGTCCGGGCACCTTCGTGGACGGCAGCGCGCGGGAGACCGCGCTCACCCCGCACCACTGGGGCCTCTACGCCACCCGACAGGGCCAGTAG
- the fabD gene encoding ACP S-malonyltransferase, which translates to MTTVWVFPGQGAQRIGMGAEVLDRYPELLRQADEILGYRLREVCLEGAEPGLKDTRSVQPALFVVNALSWLAMREEHPAPDYLAGHSLGEYDALFAAGCFDFATGVRLVQRRGELMGRAGGGGMTAVVGVEPDRLAELLAGAGIDDVDLANRNSAEQVVLAGPLDSLRRAAEAVRAAGSGRCVPLQVSAPFHSRYMGGAAEEFGAFLAGIPIADPRIPVIANVTALPYGAGAVKELLARQVAAPVRWWESMSHLLDRGVTELVEVGPGRVLTDLWKAARRRPAPAPAPVTPAAPVSAPAAVSGPAGIRPEQLGSAGFRADYGLRYAYLAGAMFKGVASVDLVVRMGRAGLMGFFGTGGLTRDEVAAAILAIRERLGPDGRFGMNLLADPDRPAAERELVELYLRHDVRHVEAAAFTGVTPALVRYRFAGAHRTPDGTPVAVRHVLAKVSRPEVATAFMSPPPARLLDRLVAEGALTPAEAEAATALPVAGEVCVEADSGGHTDAGSPYVLLPAMLRLRDTLTAEHGYRRPVRVGAAGGIGAPESVAASFVLGADFVLTGSVNQCSPEAGTSEAVKELLATIDVQDTAYAPAGDMFELGARVQVVRKSTLFPARANKLHQVYRRYEGLDEIDEPTRRTIEDRYFRRSFAEVWAETEAYLREHRPDDLARAERSPKARMAQVFRWYFVHSTRAALGGVPGEQVNYQIHCGPAMGAFNRAVAGTPLQAWRERHVDAIAETLMTGAAELLDGSLRTLAQHTPGE; encoded by the coding sequence ATGACCACGGTGTGGGTGTTTCCCGGGCAGGGGGCGCAGCGGATCGGGATGGGTGCGGAGGTGCTCGACCGCTATCCCGAACTGCTGCGCCAGGCCGACGAGATCCTCGGGTACCGGCTCCGGGAGGTGTGCCTGGAGGGCGCCGAACCCGGGCTGAAGGACACCCGGTCGGTGCAGCCCGCGCTGTTCGTGGTCAACGCGCTGAGCTGGCTGGCGATGCGGGAGGAGCACCCGGCCCCGGACTACCTGGCCGGCCACAGCCTGGGCGAGTACGACGCGCTCTTCGCCGCCGGGTGCTTCGACTTCGCCACCGGCGTGCGGCTGGTGCAGCGGCGCGGCGAGCTGATGGGCCGGGCCGGCGGCGGCGGCATGACCGCCGTCGTCGGTGTCGAGCCCGACCGGCTCGCCGAGTTGTTGGCGGGTGCCGGGATCGACGACGTCGACCTGGCCAACCGGAACTCGGCCGAGCAGGTGGTGCTGGCCGGCCCGCTGGACTCGCTGCGCCGGGCCGCCGAGGCGGTCCGGGCGGCCGGGTCGGGCCGGTGCGTCCCGCTGCAGGTCAGCGCGCCGTTCCACTCCCGGTACATGGGCGGGGCGGCGGAGGAGTTCGGCGCCTTCCTGGCCGGGATCCCGATCGCCGACCCGCGGATTCCGGTGATCGCCAACGTCACCGCGCTGCCCTACGGGGCGGGCGCGGTGAAGGAGCTGCTGGCCCGTCAGGTGGCCGCCCCGGTGCGCTGGTGGGAGAGCATGAGCCACCTGCTCGACCGGGGGGTGACCGAGCTGGTCGAGGTCGGCCCGGGCCGGGTGCTGACCGACCTGTGGAAGGCCGCCCGCCGCCGGCCGGCGCCGGCGCCCGCCCCGGTGACGCCCGCCGCGCCGGTCTCGGCGCCCGCCGCCGTGTCCGGTCCGGCCGGGATCCGCCCCGAGCAGCTCGGCTCGGCCGGCTTCCGCGCCGACTACGGCCTGCGATACGCCTACCTGGCGGGGGCGATGTTCAAGGGCGTGGCCTCCGTCGACCTGGTCGTCCGGATGGGCCGGGCCGGGCTGATGGGTTTCTTCGGCACCGGCGGCCTGACCCGGGACGAGGTGGCGGCCGCGATCCTGGCGATCCGCGAACGGCTCGGCCCCGACGGCCGGTTCGGGATGAACCTGCTGGCCGACCCGGACCGCCCGGCCGCCGAGCGGGAGCTGGTCGAGCTGTACCTGCGCCACGACGTCCGCCACGTCGAGGCCGCCGCCTTCACCGGCGTCACGCCCGCGCTGGTGCGCTACCGGTTCGCCGGTGCCCACCGGACGCCGGACGGCACCCCGGTGGCGGTCCGGCACGTGCTGGCCAAGGTGTCCCGGCCCGAGGTGGCCACCGCCTTCATGAGCCCGCCGCCCGCCCGACTGCTGGACCGGCTGGTCGCCGAGGGCGCCCTCACCCCCGCCGAGGCGGAGGCGGCCACCGCCCTGCCGGTGGCCGGCGAGGTCTGCGTCGAGGCCGACTCCGGCGGGCACACCGACGCCGGCAGTCCGTACGTGCTGCTGCCGGCCATGCTCCGGCTGCGCGACACGCTGACCGCCGAGCACGGCTACCGCCGGCCGGTCCGGGTCGGCGCGGCCGGCGGGATCGGCGCCCCCGAGTCGGTCGCCGCCTCCTTCGTGCTCGGTGCCGACTTCGTGCTGACCGGCTCGGTCAACCAGTGCTCCCCGGAGGCCGGCACCTCCGAGGCGGTGAAGGAGCTGTTGGCCACCATCGACGTGCAGGACACCGCCTACGCGCCGGCCGGCGACATGTTCGAGCTGGGCGCCCGCGTCCAGGTGGTGCGCAAGAGCACGCTCTTCCCGGCCCGGGCCAACAAGCTCCACCAGGTCTACCGCCGGTACGAGGGCCTGGACGAGATCGACGAGCCGACCCGCCGGACCATCGAGGACCGGTACTTCCGCCGCTCCTTCGCCGAGGTCTGGGCGGAGACCGAGGCCTACCTGCGCGAGCACCGGCCCGACGACCTGGCCCGGGCCGAACGGAGCCCCAAGGCCCGGATGGCCCAGGTGTTCCGCTGGTACTTCGTGCACTCCACCCGGGCCGCCCTCGGCGGCGTACCGGGCGAGCAGGTCAACTACCAGATCCACTGCGGGCCGGCGATGGGCGCGTTCAACCGCGCGGTCGCCGGAACCCCGCTGCAGGCATGGCGGGAGCGCCATGTCGACGCCATCGCCGAGACCCTGATGACCGGTGCCGCCGAGCTGCTGGACGGCTCGCTGCGCACCCTGGCCCAGCACACCCCGGGAGAATGA